A window of the Lepus europaeus isolate LE1 chromosome 5, mLepTim1.pri, whole genome shotgun sequence genome harbors these coding sequences:
- the TMEM35B gene encoding transmembrane protein 35B has product MALMLAALRILLGSFFVLTGAAKLSPVAAPVSQQLKALFTRFAEVCPLKLFGYQPDPRSYQTAVGWLELLAGALLVAGPPLLQGISNLLLILLMMGAIFTLVSLEESLSTCIPTLVCLGLLLLLDACRLLAQPQRALRPCRKKTAAPRTFRESWE; this is encoded by the exons ATGGCGCTCATGCTGGCTGCGCTCCGCATCCTGCTGGGCAGCTTCTTCGTGCTCACCGGGGCGGCCAAGCTCTCGCCCGTCGCGGCCCCCGTGTCGCAGCAGCTG AAAGCCCTGTTCACGCGGTTCGCCGAGGTGTGCCCGCTGAAGTTGTTTGGCTACCAGCCAGATCCCAGGAGCTACCAGACCGCCGTGGGCTGGCTGGAGCTGCTGGCTGGGGCGCTGCTGGTCGCCGGCCCACCGCTGCTGCAAGGCATCAGTAACTTGCTCCTGATCTTGCTCATGATGG GGGCCATCTTCACTTTGGTGTCTCTGGAAGAATCCCTGAGCACCTGCATCCCGACCCTCgtctgcctggggctcctgctgctgctggatGCCTGCCGGCTCTTAGCCCAACCCCAGCGGGCGCTCAGACCCTGCAGGAAGAAGACGGCGGCTCCGCGTACGTTCAGGGAATCATGGGAGTAG